A region from the Vicia villosa cultivar HV-30 ecotype Madison, WI linkage group LG3, Vvil1.0, whole genome shotgun sequence genome encodes:
- the LOC131660499 gene encoding histone chaperone ASF1B-like, whose amino-acid sequence MSAVNITNVTVLDNPASFLAPFQFEISYECLAALKDDLEWKLIYVGSAEDETYDQLLESVLVGPVNVGNYRFVLQADPPDPTKIREEDIIGVTVLLLTCSYLGQEFIRVGYYVNNDYDDEQLREEPPTKVLTDRVQRNILSDKPRVTKFPINFHPENTEIEEQPVASEQQPETVEDPSAVADCDPLNEGDKKEDS is encoded by the exons ATGAGCGCCGTCAACATCACCAACGTCACCGTCCTCGATAACCCCGCTTCCTTTCTCGCTCCTTTTCAGTTCGAGATTTCCTACGAGTGCTTAGCCGCTCTCAAAGATG ATTTGGAATGGAAGCTCATTTACGTTGGATCTGCTGAGGATGAGACTTATGACCAGTTGTTAGAGAGTGTTCTTGTTGGTCCTGTCAATGTTGGAAACTATCGATTTGTTTTACAG GCGGATCCACCGGACCCGACCAAGATTCGTGAAGAAGATATAATTGGTGTTACTGTGCTTTTACTCACTTGCTCTTATTTGGGTCAAGAGTTTATTCGCGTTGGTTATTATGTCAACAATGATTATGACGATGAACAGCTGAGGGAGGAGCCTCCGACTAAGGTTTTGACGGATAGGGTTCAGAGGAACATTTTATCGGATAAACCTAGGGTTACCAAGTTCCCGATCAATTTCCACCCTGAGAACACTGAAATTGAAGAGCAACCCGTTGCATCGGAGCAACAGCCTGaaactgttgaagatccatcggCTGTAGCTGACTGTGATCCCCTAAATGAGGGGGACAAAAAAGAGGATTCTTAA